In the Glycine max cultivar Williams 82 chromosome 19, Glycine_max_v4.0, whole genome shotgun sequence genome, taaaaaaatgtattatcagtgtattttaatcaaataagcgatagaaaaatattgtatttaaaaAGTAAGTTATAGCATTATCATCATAATCCACAACTTGTATGGTTCAGTAAACGTGAGAATAGTAATGTCCATTTCCTAACTCATttagggaaagaaaaaaaaagcattaacaTTTGATCCTCTAAATTCGCGTCACTACTGAAGTACCCTCGTCTAGGACATAAAATGATTCTTGTGGGCGACGAGTGAGTAGAACTAAGCTCAACAGCAGCGCTAGCAACAGGAAGGGAAAAACCCAGGTGGTTAATGGTTGATTATTTGGCACCATAAAGAAGTTTAGATTTTGGTTCATAGTTGCTTGGTTTGCCACAGTCATGATGGCCTCGTCATCCAAGTCGGAGCCATCCATATCAGAATCGCAGCAAACATGGCTATCTCCCTTCAATTTTTGCTTTGCATGTTCTATCAGCTCCACAGGCCAAATTGGCTCCGGGGAGGTAGTCCCTGTTGCTGCTAATTTTGAGCCATCTTCTTCGCCAATCTCTGAAACATCATGGGACAGCATGTCGTCGTCAACATCGATATCATCGTCCTCGGTCTCTGTTTCTGTTTCTGAGGATGTTAAGTCATCTTGAGGTTCTTCATTCTGGCCACTGGGGCTGTTTAACAATGACATCATGCATTCTTCCGCAACCCCACCTTCGTTCGACGATGCCGCGCTTTCTGGGTGCGAAGAGTCAGAAAACACAATTTCCTGATGGTGAAAGTCGGTTGGGCTCTCCTCTACACTTCTTGGTTTAAGCTCACTTTTATCCTCCTTAACATATATTTGCAACAAGTTAAAGGCCATTCACAAACTCAAGCATTTGCTTTAATAAAGGAAGAATGAATTACCAAAATCAAGGATTGAGCAGACAGCAACTCGGAGGAATCACTAACTTGGTTGATTCTCATATTGGATGCCCAACAGCTGCAGTAACACACACGAAAACATGAACATATATAAACAAGGACATGCTCCTAATgaataaatggtatttaataTGTTTACGTAGAGCATATATACCATGCGGCATCCCCATGCTGAATAAGAGAGGTGAGACTTTGGGTGGTGTCACGATCTTCTTCATGATCAGTCTTACACCCGTGTTCCTCCAATAACAATTGTTGGGGTTTAGGTTTAGGCTTAGGTTGGTGATCATCATGGGTGCCCTTTGCCTTATGTTTTTTGCTCGCAAAAGAACCAACTGCCATGAAACCCGCAAGGGCCAAGGCTCCACCGAACACAAAAAGCCCGGCAATCCCACCATCGCCGCCAATGCTTAAGCTGCTAATTAATGGGtgcattttcttctttaatCCTTGCCTGTTTGTGATTGCTGTCCTTTTTTCCTCCATGGTTGTCTTTGTCCCTAGCCTTTtcttg is a window encoding:
- the LOC100814662 gene encoding uncharacterized protein; this encodes MEEKRTAITNRQGLKKKMHPLISSLSIGGDGGIAGLFVFGGALALAGFMAVGSFASKKHKAKGTHDDHQPKPKPKPQQLLLEEHGCKTDHEEDRDTTQSLTSLIQHGDAACCWASNMRINQVSDSSELLSAQSLILEDKSELKPRSVEESPTDFHHQEIVFSDSSHPESAASSNEGGVAEECMMSLLNSPSGQNEEPQDDLTSSETETETEDDDIDVDDDMLSHDVSEIGEEDGSKLAATGTTSPEPIWPVELIEHAKQKLKGDSHVCCDSDMDGSDLDDEAIMTVANQATMNQNLNFFMVPNNQPLTTWVFPFLLLALLLSLVLLTRRPQESFYVLDEGTSVVTRI